One Pomacea canaliculata isolate SZHN2017 linkage group LG9, ASM307304v1, whole genome shotgun sequence DNA segment encodes these proteins:
- the LOC112571487 gene encoding IQ motif and SEC7 domain-containing protein 1-like isoform X3, with protein sequence MVMEQWLSKCCECVRCLMASSVTSVKTRDELYGSGAGRRSVSGPSPESPRPPKLTSQPSIVGSGSTRVSRQRSFKNASEDVIKRARAQQAASYQLSQDLHDKQVEMLERKYGGSLRARRAARIIQRAYRHYCMNRNFQKLRHSVGERRLSKRLSELGRSNTIWTDRITTNADDNGNFHYHHHHPGGDSSGTQGSGGGGGESLGRDIRKMVAEFESGHRLYHQMTFEPGVKIDPRHPKMGSPGRRRLERAPHVEMQDVGEAAGKSEMKLGMPLLETNNNRNSYPELNSGGGGGGEGSAVDGASQAGGGELGESSVDAHSVNFETLLESKETDILTDSFHSEGSGHDLTSTLSNRPSSSSLASSSDFSFPIPGGPSTPSSFDGRMHLSESPVSYQFLHPHSDFHPSFSEPQLRTDLASPPDIQDESTSPLPHDQVVKYYMNTQVKLRTRKPGEAIPAPEGVKAQKPQPPVRAPESSPIWKRKGGGGGSSGGQSLVPNGSMAAVKSEVKRMSNISETSEAESMDGQCSSSPSSENISTENISLCSESSISYQRKLRMSITPDQHTMPRSNDKQRKRLYRIGLNLFNKKPEKGLDFLIDHHFVEPTPQSVAHFFITRKGLSKQMIGEFLGNLQNPFNMEVLQYFCLEVDLSGLQVDVALRKFQATFRMPGEAQKIERLMEAFADRYCQCNPDQVKNFKSADTVFLLSFAIIMLNTDLHNSSIKPERKMKLEDFIKNLRGIDDGDDLDPDLLAGIYERIKGQEFRPGVDQVTQVMKVEQTIVGKKPQLALPHRRLVCYCRLYEVHDPNKKEKIGLHQREVFLFNDLLLVTKILSKKKTGITYNFKSSLPLCNMQVYLFETPHYQFGIQLTNSLDGKALITFNARNDHDRQKFVEDLKESIQETSGMEQLRIEEEMTRHRSTHNTLDKHYANDDSRVHMYELVKPSEPCSNRLSAPEYGLKKNPLSNSLTDLYSAQGMKRGSSGASLDSGMVSGSLGSSGSRDESTSSPKSTYVSRSRLSSGSVPPRYKPRMPIVLRPGLPEGTEV encoded by the exons CGTGACGAGCGTGAAGACACGAGATGAGCTGTATGGAAGCGGGGCAGGCCGCAGGTCAGTGTCTGGGCCCTCGCCCGAGTCGCCGCGCCCTCCCAAGCTAACGTCGCAGCCCAGTATCGTGGGCAGCGGGTCGACACGGGTCAGCCGCCAACGCTCCTTCAAGAACGCCAGCGAGGATGTGATCAAACGGGCCCGGGCCCAGCAGGCCGCCAGCTACCAGTTGTCGCAGGACCTCCACGACAAGCAG GTGGAGATGCTGGAGAGGAAGTACGGAGGGTCGCTGCGTGCCCGCCGTGCAGCCCGCATCATCCAGCGCGCGTACCGCCACTACTGCATGAACCGCAACTTCCAGAAGCTTCGTCATTCCGTGGGTGAGCGCCGCCTGTCAAAGCGCCTCTCTGAGCTGGGCCGCAGCAACACCATCTGGACCGACCGCATCACCACCAACGCCGACGACAACGGCAACtttcactaccaccaccaccaccctggtGGGGACAGCAGTGGGACGCAGggtagtggcggtggtggcggcgAGTCGCTGGGCAGGGACATTCGCAAGATGGTGGCCGAGTTCGAGTCGGGACACCGGCTGTATCATCAGATGACTTTTGAGCCGGGCGTCAAGATAGACCCCCGACACCCAAAGATGGGGTCGCCAGGTCGCCGGCGCCTGGAGCGGGCCCCCCACGTGGAGATGCAAGACGTTGGAGAGGCCGCGGGTAAAAGTGAGATGAAGTTGGGAATGCCATTGTTGGAGACCAACAACAACCGCAACTCCTACCCAGAGTTGAACTCGGGTGGTGGGGGAGGCGGCGAGGGCAGTGCTGTGGACGGCGCCTCGCAGGCGGGTGGTGGGGAGCTGGGGGAGAGTTCCGTGGACGCGCACAGCGTGAACTTTGAGACGCTGCTGGAGAGCAAGGAGACGGACATTCTGACCGACAGCTTCCACAGCGAGGGCAGTGGCCACGACCTCACCAGCACGCTCTCCAACCGCCCATCATCATCCTCCCTCGCCTCTTCCTCGGACTTCTCCTTCCCCATCCCTGGTGGACCGTCTACCCCATCGTCCTTCGACGGGCGGATGCACCTGAGCGAGAGCCCCGTGTCGTACCAGTTCCTTCATCCGCACAGTGACTTCCACCCGTCCTTCAGCGAGCCGCAGCTGCGGACGGACCTGGCCTCGCCACCTGACATCCAAGACGAGTCGACATCTCCGCTGCCTCACGACCAGGTGGTGAAATATTACATGAACACGCAGGTCAAGCTACGGACTCGCAAACCAGGGGAGGCCATTCCGGCCCCCGAGGGCGTCAAGGCTCAGAAGCCGCAGCCGCCGGTTCGTGCGCCGGAGAGTTCACCCATCTGGAAGCGGAAAGGTGGCGGCGGGGGAAGCTCTGGAGGTCAGAGTCTGGTCCCCAACGGCAGCATGGCCGCAGTCAAGTCCGAAGTGAAGCGCATGAGCAACATCTCGGAGACGAGCGAGGCGGAGAGCATGGACGGTCAGTGCTCCAGCTCGCCCAGCTCCGAGAATATTAGCACCGAGAACATCAGCCTGTGCAGCGAGAGCAGCATCAGCTACCAGCGCAAGCTGCGGATGAGCATCACGCCGGACCAGCACACCATGCCGCGCTCCAACGACAAGCAGCGCAAGCGGCTGTACCGCATCGGCCTCAATCTCTTCAACAA AAAACCCGAGAAAGGCCTGGACTTCCTCATCGATCATCACTTTGTGGAGCCGACACCTCAGAGCGTGGCGCACTTCTTCATCACCAGGAAGGGCCTCAGCAAGCAGATGATTGGAGAATTTCTGGGCAACTTGCAAAACCCCTTCAACATGGAGGTTCTTCA ATACTTCTGTCTGGAGGTTGACCTCTCGGGGCTACAGGTGGACGTGGCACTGCGCAAATTCCAGGCCACCTTCCGCATGCCG GGAGAAGCTCAGAAGATCGAACGCCTAATGGAG GCCTTCGCAGACAGGTACTGCCAGTGCAACCCGGACCAGGTGAAAAACTTCAAGAGCGCGGACACTGTTTTCCTGCTGTCGTTCGCCATCATCATGCTCAACACCGACTTGCACAACTCCTCCATCAAACCCGAGCGCAAGATGAAGCTGGAGGATTTCATCAAAAACCTCAGGG GTATTGATGATGGTGACGACCTGGATCCAGACCTGCTGGCTGGTATCTATGAGCGCATCAAGGGCCAGGAGTTCCGGCCGGGCGTGGACCAGGTCACACAGGTCATGAAGGTGGAGCAGACCATCGTGGGCAAGAAGCCG CAACTTGCACTGCCACACCGGCGGTTGGTGTGTTACTGCCGGCTGTACGAGGTGCACGACCcaaacaagaaggaaaaaataggGCTGCACCAGCGGGAGGTCTTTCTCTTCAATGATCTACTCTTG gtaACCAAAATTTTAAGCAAGAAGAAAACTGGGATCACATATAACTTCAAATCCTCTCTACCCTTATGTAACATGCAGGTTTATCTGTTTGAGACTCCAC ATTACCAGTTTGGCATACAGCTTACTAATAGCTTAGATGGCAAAGCACTCATCACCTTCAACGCCCGCAACGACCACGATCGCCAGAAATTTGTTGAAGATCTCAAGGAATCTATTCAAGAG ACCTCTGGCATGGAACAGTTACGTATAGAGGAGGAGATGACACGGCACCGGagtacacacaacacactgGATAAGCACTATGCTAACGACGACTCCCGCGTACACATGTACGAGCTGGTGAAACCTTCCGAACCCTGTAGCAACAGGTTGTCTGCTCCTGAGTATGGCCTGAAGAAAAACCCTCTGTCCAACTCCCTCACTGATCTGTACTCAG CTCAAGGCATGAAAAGAGGTAGCAGTGGAGCTTCGCTGGACAGTGGCATG GTATCTGGTAGCTTAGGAAGTTCCGGAAGCCGTGATGAAAGTACTTCTAGTCCCAAGTCTACATACGTGTCACGCTCCCGCCTGTCTTCAGGCTCTGTGCCTCCACGCTACAAGCCCCGCATGCCCATTGTCCTGCGGCCTGGCCTTCCAGAAGGGACAGAGGTCTAA
- the LOC112571487 gene encoding IQ motif and SEC7 domain-containing protein 1-like isoform X1, with the protein MGEEKTVAMLEVDLEEKDNIIRKQAVRILALEEELERVKQERDDAIRKFTNLTQPQVSQTENNTDIDSGSVTSVKTRDELYGSGAGRRSVSGPSPESPRPPKLTSQPSIVGSGSTRVSRQRSFKNASEDVIKRARAQQAASYQLSQDLHDKQVEMLERKYGGSLRARRAARIIQRAYRHYCMNRNFQKLRHSVGERRLSKRLSELGRSNTIWTDRITTNADDNGNFHYHHHHPGGDSSGTQGSGGGGGESLGRDIRKMVAEFESGHRLYHQMTFEPGVKIDPRHPKMGSPGRRRLERAPHVEMQDVGEAAGKSEMKLGMPLLETNNNRNSYPELNSGGGGGGEGSAVDGASQAGGGELGESSVDAHSVNFETLLESKETDILTDSFHSEGSGHDLTSTLSNRPSSSSLASSSDFSFPIPGGPSTPSSFDGRMHLSESPVSYQFLHPHSDFHPSFSEPQLRTDLASPPDIQDESTSPLPHDQVVKYYMNTQVKLRTRKPGEAIPAPEGVKAQKPQPPVRAPESSPIWKRKGGGGGSSGGQSLVPNGSMAAVKSEVKRMSNISETSEAESMDGQCSSSPSSENISTENISLCSESSISYQRKLRMSITPDQHTMPRSNDKQRKRLYRIGLNLFNKKPEKGLDFLIDHHFVEPTPQSVAHFFITRKGLSKQMIGEFLGNLQNPFNMEVLQYFCLEVDLSGLQVDVALRKFQATFRMPGEAQKIERLMEAFADRYCQCNPDQVKNFKSADTVFLLSFAIIMLNTDLHNSSIKPERKMKLEDFIKNLRGIDDGDDLDPDLLAGIYERIKGQEFRPGVDQVTQVMKVEQTIVGKKPQLALPHRRLVCYCRLYEVHDPNKKEKIGLHQREVFLFNDLLLVTKILSKKKTGITYNFKSSLPLCNMQVYLFETPHYQFGIQLTNSLDGKALITFNARNDHDRQKFVEDLKESIQETSGMEQLRIEEEMTRHRSTHNTLDKHYANDDSRVHMYELVKPSEPCSNRLSAPEYGLKKNPLSNSLTDLYSAQGMKRGSSGASLDSGMVSGSLGSSGSRDESTSSPKSTYVSRSRLSSGSVPPRYKPRMPIVLRPGLPEGTEV; encoded by the exons CGTGACGAGCGTGAAGACACGAGATGAGCTGTATGGAAGCGGGGCAGGCCGCAGGTCAGTGTCTGGGCCCTCGCCCGAGTCGCCGCGCCCTCCCAAGCTAACGTCGCAGCCCAGTATCGTGGGCAGCGGGTCGACACGGGTCAGCCGCCAACGCTCCTTCAAGAACGCCAGCGAGGATGTGATCAAACGGGCCCGGGCCCAGCAGGCCGCCAGCTACCAGTTGTCGCAGGACCTCCACGACAAGCAG GTGGAGATGCTGGAGAGGAAGTACGGAGGGTCGCTGCGTGCCCGCCGTGCAGCCCGCATCATCCAGCGCGCGTACCGCCACTACTGCATGAACCGCAACTTCCAGAAGCTTCGTCATTCCGTGGGTGAGCGCCGCCTGTCAAAGCGCCTCTCTGAGCTGGGCCGCAGCAACACCATCTGGACCGACCGCATCACCACCAACGCCGACGACAACGGCAACtttcactaccaccaccaccaccctggtGGGGACAGCAGTGGGACGCAGggtagtggcggtggtggcggcgAGTCGCTGGGCAGGGACATTCGCAAGATGGTGGCCGAGTTCGAGTCGGGACACCGGCTGTATCATCAGATGACTTTTGAGCCGGGCGTCAAGATAGACCCCCGACACCCAAAGATGGGGTCGCCAGGTCGCCGGCGCCTGGAGCGGGCCCCCCACGTGGAGATGCAAGACGTTGGAGAGGCCGCGGGTAAAAGTGAGATGAAGTTGGGAATGCCATTGTTGGAGACCAACAACAACCGCAACTCCTACCCAGAGTTGAACTCGGGTGGTGGGGGAGGCGGCGAGGGCAGTGCTGTGGACGGCGCCTCGCAGGCGGGTGGTGGGGAGCTGGGGGAGAGTTCCGTGGACGCGCACAGCGTGAACTTTGAGACGCTGCTGGAGAGCAAGGAGACGGACATTCTGACCGACAGCTTCCACAGCGAGGGCAGTGGCCACGACCTCACCAGCACGCTCTCCAACCGCCCATCATCATCCTCCCTCGCCTCTTCCTCGGACTTCTCCTTCCCCATCCCTGGTGGACCGTCTACCCCATCGTCCTTCGACGGGCGGATGCACCTGAGCGAGAGCCCCGTGTCGTACCAGTTCCTTCATCCGCACAGTGACTTCCACCCGTCCTTCAGCGAGCCGCAGCTGCGGACGGACCTGGCCTCGCCACCTGACATCCAAGACGAGTCGACATCTCCGCTGCCTCACGACCAGGTGGTGAAATATTACATGAACACGCAGGTCAAGCTACGGACTCGCAAACCAGGGGAGGCCATTCCGGCCCCCGAGGGCGTCAAGGCTCAGAAGCCGCAGCCGCCGGTTCGTGCGCCGGAGAGTTCACCCATCTGGAAGCGGAAAGGTGGCGGCGGGGGAAGCTCTGGAGGTCAGAGTCTGGTCCCCAACGGCAGCATGGCCGCAGTCAAGTCCGAAGTGAAGCGCATGAGCAACATCTCGGAGACGAGCGAGGCGGAGAGCATGGACGGTCAGTGCTCCAGCTCGCCCAGCTCCGAGAATATTAGCACCGAGAACATCAGCCTGTGCAGCGAGAGCAGCATCAGCTACCAGCGCAAGCTGCGGATGAGCATCACGCCGGACCAGCACACCATGCCGCGCTCCAACGACAAGCAGCGCAAGCGGCTGTACCGCATCGGCCTCAATCTCTTCAACAA AAAACCCGAGAAAGGCCTGGACTTCCTCATCGATCATCACTTTGTGGAGCCGACACCTCAGAGCGTGGCGCACTTCTTCATCACCAGGAAGGGCCTCAGCAAGCAGATGATTGGAGAATTTCTGGGCAACTTGCAAAACCCCTTCAACATGGAGGTTCTTCA ATACTTCTGTCTGGAGGTTGACCTCTCGGGGCTACAGGTGGACGTGGCACTGCGCAAATTCCAGGCCACCTTCCGCATGCCG GGAGAAGCTCAGAAGATCGAACGCCTAATGGAG GCCTTCGCAGACAGGTACTGCCAGTGCAACCCGGACCAGGTGAAAAACTTCAAGAGCGCGGACACTGTTTTCCTGCTGTCGTTCGCCATCATCATGCTCAACACCGACTTGCACAACTCCTCCATCAAACCCGAGCGCAAGATGAAGCTGGAGGATTTCATCAAAAACCTCAGGG GTATTGATGATGGTGACGACCTGGATCCAGACCTGCTGGCTGGTATCTATGAGCGCATCAAGGGCCAGGAGTTCCGGCCGGGCGTGGACCAGGTCACACAGGTCATGAAGGTGGAGCAGACCATCGTGGGCAAGAAGCCG CAACTTGCACTGCCACACCGGCGGTTGGTGTGTTACTGCCGGCTGTACGAGGTGCACGACCcaaacaagaaggaaaaaataggGCTGCACCAGCGGGAGGTCTTTCTCTTCAATGATCTACTCTTG gtaACCAAAATTTTAAGCAAGAAGAAAACTGGGATCACATATAACTTCAAATCCTCTCTACCCTTATGTAACATGCAGGTTTATCTGTTTGAGACTCCAC ATTACCAGTTTGGCATACAGCTTACTAATAGCTTAGATGGCAAAGCACTCATCACCTTCAACGCCCGCAACGACCACGATCGCCAGAAATTTGTTGAAGATCTCAAGGAATCTATTCAAGAG ACCTCTGGCATGGAACAGTTACGTATAGAGGAGGAGATGACACGGCACCGGagtacacacaacacactgGATAAGCACTATGCTAACGACGACTCCCGCGTACACATGTACGAGCTGGTGAAACCTTCCGAACCCTGTAGCAACAGGTTGTCTGCTCCTGAGTATGGCCTGAAGAAAAACCCTCTGTCCAACTCCCTCACTGATCTGTACTCAG CTCAAGGCATGAAAAGAGGTAGCAGTGGAGCTTCGCTGGACAGTGGCATG GTATCTGGTAGCTTAGGAAGTTCCGGAAGCCGTGATGAAAGTACTTCTAGTCCCAAGTCTACATACGTGTCACGCTCCCGCCTGTCTTCAGGCTCTGTGCCTCCACGCTACAAGCCCCGCATGCCCATTGTCCTGCGGCCTGGCCTTCCAGAAGGGACAGAGGTCTAA
- the LOC112571487 gene encoding IQ motif and SEC7 domain-containing protein 1-like isoform X5, with the protein MGEEKTVAMLEVDLEEKDNIIRKQAVRILALEEELERVKQERDDAIRKFTNLTQPQVSQTENNTDIDSGSVTSVKTRDELYGSGAGRRSVSGPSPESPRPPKLTSQPSIVGSGSTRVSRQRSFKNASEDVIKRARAQQAASYQLSQDLHDKQVEMLERKYGGSLRARRAARIIQRAYRHYCMNRNFQKLRHSVGERRLSKRLSELGRSNTIWTDRITTNADDNGNFHYHHHHPGGDSSGTQGSGGGGGESLGRDIRKMVAEFESGHRLYHQMTFEPGVKIDPRHPKMGSPGRRRLERAPHVEMQDVGEAAGKSEMKLGMPLLETNNNRNSYPELNSGGGGGGEGSAVDGASQAGGGELGESSVDAHSVNFETLLESKETDILTDSFHSEGSGHDLTSTLSNRPSSSSLASSSDFSFPIPGGPSTPSSFDGRMHLSESPVSYQFLHPHSDFHPSFSEPQLRTDLASPPDIQDESTSPLPHDQVVKYYMNTQVKLRTRKPGEAIPAPEGVKAQKPQPPVRAPESSPIWKRKGGGGGSSGGQSLVPNGSMAAVKSEVKRMSNISETSEAESMDGQCSSSPSSENISTENISLCSESSISYQRKLRMSITPDQHTMPRSNDKQRKRLYRIGLNLFNKKPEKGLDFLIDHHFVEPTPQSVAHFFITRKGLSKQMIGEFLGNLQNPFNMEVLQYFCLEVDLSGLQVDVALRKFQATFRMPGEAQKIERLMEAFADRYCQCNPDQVKNFKSADTVFLLSFAIIMLNTDLHNSSIKPERKMKLEDFIKNLRGIDDGDDLDPDLLAGIYERIKGQEFRPGVDQVTQVMKVEQTIVGKKPQLALPHRRLVCYCRLYEVHDPNKKEKIGLHQREVFLFNDLLLVTKILSKKKTGITYNFKSSLPLCNMQVYLFETPHYQFGIQLTNSLDGKALITFNARNDHDRQKFVEDLKESIQETSGMEQLRIEEEMTRHRSTHNTLDKHYANDDSRVHISRHEKR; encoded by the exons CGTGACGAGCGTGAAGACACGAGATGAGCTGTATGGAAGCGGGGCAGGCCGCAGGTCAGTGTCTGGGCCCTCGCCCGAGTCGCCGCGCCCTCCCAAGCTAACGTCGCAGCCCAGTATCGTGGGCAGCGGGTCGACACGGGTCAGCCGCCAACGCTCCTTCAAGAACGCCAGCGAGGATGTGATCAAACGGGCCCGGGCCCAGCAGGCCGCCAGCTACCAGTTGTCGCAGGACCTCCACGACAAGCAG GTGGAGATGCTGGAGAGGAAGTACGGAGGGTCGCTGCGTGCCCGCCGTGCAGCCCGCATCATCCAGCGCGCGTACCGCCACTACTGCATGAACCGCAACTTCCAGAAGCTTCGTCATTCCGTGGGTGAGCGCCGCCTGTCAAAGCGCCTCTCTGAGCTGGGCCGCAGCAACACCATCTGGACCGACCGCATCACCACCAACGCCGACGACAACGGCAACtttcactaccaccaccaccaccctggtGGGGACAGCAGTGGGACGCAGggtagtggcggtggtggcggcgAGTCGCTGGGCAGGGACATTCGCAAGATGGTGGCCGAGTTCGAGTCGGGACACCGGCTGTATCATCAGATGACTTTTGAGCCGGGCGTCAAGATAGACCCCCGACACCCAAAGATGGGGTCGCCAGGTCGCCGGCGCCTGGAGCGGGCCCCCCACGTGGAGATGCAAGACGTTGGAGAGGCCGCGGGTAAAAGTGAGATGAAGTTGGGAATGCCATTGTTGGAGACCAACAACAACCGCAACTCCTACCCAGAGTTGAACTCGGGTGGTGGGGGAGGCGGCGAGGGCAGTGCTGTGGACGGCGCCTCGCAGGCGGGTGGTGGGGAGCTGGGGGAGAGTTCCGTGGACGCGCACAGCGTGAACTTTGAGACGCTGCTGGAGAGCAAGGAGACGGACATTCTGACCGACAGCTTCCACAGCGAGGGCAGTGGCCACGACCTCACCAGCACGCTCTCCAACCGCCCATCATCATCCTCCCTCGCCTCTTCCTCGGACTTCTCCTTCCCCATCCCTGGTGGACCGTCTACCCCATCGTCCTTCGACGGGCGGATGCACCTGAGCGAGAGCCCCGTGTCGTACCAGTTCCTTCATCCGCACAGTGACTTCCACCCGTCCTTCAGCGAGCCGCAGCTGCGGACGGACCTGGCCTCGCCACCTGACATCCAAGACGAGTCGACATCTCCGCTGCCTCACGACCAGGTGGTGAAATATTACATGAACACGCAGGTCAAGCTACGGACTCGCAAACCAGGGGAGGCCATTCCGGCCCCCGAGGGCGTCAAGGCTCAGAAGCCGCAGCCGCCGGTTCGTGCGCCGGAGAGTTCACCCATCTGGAAGCGGAAAGGTGGCGGCGGGGGAAGCTCTGGAGGTCAGAGTCTGGTCCCCAACGGCAGCATGGCCGCAGTCAAGTCCGAAGTGAAGCGCATGAGCAACATCTCGGAGACGAGCGAGGCGGAGAGCATGGACGGTCAGTGCTCCAGCTCGCCCAGCTCCGAGAATATTAGCACCGAGAACATCAGCCTGTGCAGCGAGAGCAGCATCAGCTACCAGCGCAAGCTGCGGATGAGCATCACGCCGGACCAGCACACCATGCCGCGCTCCAACGACAAGCAGCGCAAGCGGCTGTACCGCATCGGCCTCAATCTCTTCAACAA AAAACCCGAGAAAGGCCTGGACTTCCTCATCGATCATCACTTTGTGGAGCCGACACCTCAGAGCGTGGCGCACTTCTTCATCACCAGGAAGGGCCTCAGCAAGCAGATGATTGGAGAATTTCTGGGCAACTTGCAAAACCCCTTCAACATGGAGGTTCTTCA ATACTTCTGTCTGGAGGTTGACCTCTCGGGGCTACAGGTGGACGTGGCACTGCGCAAATTCCAGGCCACCTTCCGCATGCCG GGAGAAGCTCAGAAGATCGAACGCCTAATGGAG GCCTTCGCAGACAGGTACTGCCAGTGCAACCCGGACCAGGTGAAAAACTTCAAGAGCGCGGACACTGTTTTCCTGCTGTCGTTCGCCATCATCATGCTCAACACCGACTTGCACAACTCCTCCATCAAACCCGAGCGCAAGATGAAGCTGGAGGATTTCATCAAAAACCTCAGGG GTATTGATGATGGTGACGACCTGGATCCAGACCTGCTGGCTGGTATCTATGAGCGCATCAAGGGCCAGGAGTTCCGGCCGGGCGTGGACCAGGTCACACAGGTCATGAAGGTGGAGCAGACCATCGTGGGCAAGAAGCCG CAACTTGCACTGCCACACCGGCGGTTGGTGTGTTACTGCCGGCTGTACGAGGTGCACGACCcaaacaagaaggaaaaaataggGCTGCACCAGCGGGAGGTCTTTCTCTTCAATGATCTACTCTTG gtaACCAAAATTTTAAGCAAGAAGAAAACTGGGATCACATATAACTTCAAATCCTCTCTACCCTTATGTAACATGCAGGTTTATCTGTTTGAGACTCCAC ATTACCAGTTTGGCATACAGCTTACTAATAGCTTAGATGGCAAAGCACTCATCACCTTCAACGCCCGCAACGACCACGATCGCCAGAAATTTGTTGAAGATCTCAAGGAATCTATTCAAGAG ACCTCTGGCATGGAACAGTTACGTATAGAGGAGGAGATGACACGGCACCGGagtacacacaacacactgGATAAGCACTATGCTAACGACGACTCCCGCGTACACAT CTCAAGGCATGAAAAGAGGTAG